Proteins encoded by one window of Flavobacterium sp. N502540:
- a CDS encoding efflux RND transporter periplasmic adaptor subunit, whose amino-acid sequence MKRIILFTGLIALVCLTSCTTKKEEKEEVEKFVVTNPVKIDTSFTKQYVSQIKSVRNIEIRAQEKGFLQNIFVDEGQFVKKGQLLFKIMPNMYQAELLKAQAEQKSVEIELQNAKLLADKNIVSKNELSVAQAKLQSAKAEVALAKLHLSFTEIRAPFDGTIDRIPLKLGSLIDEGELMTSLSDNSQMFAYFNVSEPEYLQYQTDVKDRADNRVSLVLANGETFKEKGNVEVIESEFNNETGNIAFRARFPNSGKLLRNGETGQVQMIVPLKNAIVIPQKATYEIQDKKYVFVIDKNNKVNSREITITGEIPDLYVIRTGLADTDKILLEGVQKVKENDKIKYEFQSPKAVMNNLRLKAE is encoded by the coding sequence ATGAAAAGAATTATCTTGTTCACAGGCTTAATTGCCCTGGTGTGCCTAACTAGTTGTACAACTAAAAAAGAAGAAAAAGAAGAAGTAGAAAAATTTGTTGTTACCAATCCGGTAAAAATAGACACTTCGTTTACGAAACAGTACGTTTCACAAATCAAATCAGTACGTAACATTGAGATCCGTGCTCAGGAAAAAGGTTTTTTACAAAACATCTTTGTGGATGAAGGACAATTTGTAAAAAAAGGACAGCTGTTGTTTAAAATTATGCCAAATATGTATCAGGCAGAATTATTAAAAGCACAAGCTGAACAAAAATCAGTAGAAATAGAACTTCAAAATGCCAAATTACTGGCAGATAAAAATATCGTTTCTAAGAACGAATTAAGTGTAGCACAAGCAAAATTGCAATCTGCAAAAGCCGAAGTTGCGCTGGCAAAACTTCATTTGTCATTTACAGAAATCAGAGCTCCGTTTGACGGAACTATCGATCGTATTCCATTAAAATTAGGAAGCCTTATTGATGAAGGTGAATTGATGACGAGTCTTTCAGACAATAGTCAGATGTTTGCTTATTTCAATGTTTCAGAACCGGAATATCTGCAATATCAAACCGATGTAAAAGACCGCGCTGATAACAGAGTAAGCTTGGTTTTGGCTAACGGTGAAACTTTTAAAGAAAAAGGAAATGTAGAAGTTATCGAAAGCGAATTTAATAATGAAACCGGAAATATTGCATTCAGAGCACGTTTCCCTAATTCAGGAAAATTGCTTAGAAATGGAGAAACAGGACAGGTTCAGATGATTGTTCCGCTTAAGAATGCCATCGTAATCCCTCAAAAAGCGACTTACGAAATTCAGGATAAAAAATATGTTTTTGTGATCGATAAAAACAATAAAGTAAATTCAAGAGAAATCACAATAACAGGCGAAATCCCTGATTTGTATGTGATCAGAACCGGACTTGCCGATACCGATAAAATTTTACTTGAAGGAGTTCAAAAAGTAAAAGAGAACGACAAAATCAAATATGAATTCCAATCTCCTAAAGCGGTAATGAACAATTTACGCTTAAAAGCAGAATAG
- a CDS encoding GNAT family N-acetyltransferase encodes MRIKTIEASETWQIRHEVMWPDQPFEFVKLEEDVLGLHFGFFVEGKLVSIVSCFINDDEMQFRKLATLEEYQGKGIGSELVKYILQLAKEKKLKKVWCNARVSKKAFYEKLGLQDTGQVFAKAGQEFTIMEILL; translated from the coding sequence ATGAGAATCAAAACAATAGAAGCTTCAGAGACCTGGCAAATCAGACATGAAGTAATGTGGCCGGATCAGCCATTTGAGTTTGTAAAGTTAGAAGAAGATGTTTTAGGATTACACTTTGGCTTTTTTGTAGAAGGTAAGCTGGTTTCAATTGTTTCCTGTTTCATCAATGATGACGAAATGCAGTTCAGAAAGCTGGCTACGCTGGAAGAATATCAGGGGAAAGGCATAGGTTCTGAACTTGTAAAATATATTTTGCAATTAGCAAAAGAAAAGAAATTGAAAAAAGTTTGGTGTAACGCCAGAGTTAGCAAAAAAGCTTTTTATGAGAAATTAGGCCTGCAGGATACGGGGCAGGTTTTTGCAAAAGCAGGACAGGAATTTACCATAATGGAGATTTTACTTTAG
- a CDS encoding ACT domain-containing protein yields MAGEKDLEKLLKSMKPQHNLGDYVFCKVEKIENLSIDDIVMFFKEKEATTLILKKEMAEVLNLDYSVVMSWITLTVHSSLEAVGLTAAFSKALSENGIGCNVVAAFYHDHIFVAKKDTDKAMEVLNLFSV; encoded by the coding sequence ATGGCGGGAGAGAAAGATTTAGAAAAATTGTTGAAAAGCATGAAACCTCAGCATAATTTAGGAGATTATGTCTTTTGTAAAGTAGAAAAGATCGAGAACTTATCTATCGATGATATTGTAATGTTCTTCAAAGAAAAAGAAGCAACTACTTTAATATTGAAAAAAGAAATGGCAGAGGTTTTGAATTTGGATTATTCCGTTGTGATGTCCTGGATCACACTTACTGTGCATTCTTCATTAGAAGCAGTAGGTTTAACAGCGGCTTTTTCTAAAGCGCTTTCTGAGAATGGTATTGGCTGCAATGTTGTGGCTGCTTTTTATCATGATCATATCTTTGTGGCTAAAAAAGACACAGATAAAGCAATGGAGGTTTTAAATTTATTTTCAGTCTAA
- a CDS encoding alpha/beta hydrolase-fold protein: MESLQIVFRKKILFFSLFVLVTGFAFSQNKTKIEIGTIDSISSKILNENRKIWIHLPKSARNIGSAKQKYPVVYLLDAEGHFSSVVGIIEELSETNGNTNCPEMIIVGITNTIRNRDLTPTHSDVDPPFVPQSLSDQSGGGEKFVEFLQKELIPYIDSKYPAAPFKTLIGHSFGGLTALNILTNHTDLFNSYIAIDPSLWWDRQKFLTETKKKLANKNLSKVSLFMAAANTMDEGMNIEKVREDTSLLTKHIRSILDFNDFLENNKKSNLNYEYQYYSDDNHGSVPLIATYDGLRFLFKFNQLKLSISEQFNFNKAVFTKIEKHFENVSKHLGYTVHVPENTVNAYGYQSLGKKDMDLAGYLFKLNVANYPKSANVYDSLGDFYEVNGDKKNAIVSYEKALALDENASETKVKLEKLK, from the coding sequence ATGGAAAGTTTGCAAATTGTTTTTAGAAAAAAAATACTATTCTTCAGTTTATTCGTATTGGTGACGGGTTTTGCCTTTTCTCAGAATAAGACTAAAATTGAAATAGGAACCATAGATAGTATTTCGTCTAAAATTTTGAATGAAAATAGGAAAATATGGATTCATCTTCCTAAAAGTGCACGAAATATAGGTTCAGCAAAACAAAAGTATCCCGTAGTTTATTTGTTGGATGCAGAAGGACACTTTAGTTCAGTTGTGGGAATTATTGAAGAATTAAGCGAGACAAACGGAAACACAAATTGTCCTGAAATGATTATAGTTGGTATAACAAACACCATTAGGAATCGTGATTTAACCCCAACACATTCGGATGTAGATCCCCCGTTTGTACCCCAAAGCCTCAGTGATCAGTCTGGAGGAGGAGAAAAATTTGTTGAATTTCTTCAGAAAGAATTGATTCCGTATATCGACAGTAAATACCCCGCAGCACCTTTTAAAACCTTGATTGGACATTCTTTCGGAGGACTGACAGCCTTGAATATCCTGACTAATCATACCGACTTGTTTAACTCTTATATTGCGATCGATCCAAGTTTGTGGTGGGATCGTCAGAAGTTTTTAACAGAAACGAAGAAAAAATTAGCCAATAAAAACCTGTCAAAAGTTTCCTTATTTATGGCAGCTGCAAATACGATGGATGAGGGTATGAATATTGAAAAAGTTAGAGAAGATACATCACTTCTTACCAAACATATCCGTTCAATTTTAGATTTCAATGATTTTTTAGAGAACAATAAAAAAAGTAATCTGAATTATGAGTACCAATATTACAGCGATGATAATCACGGATCTGTGCCGTTAATTGCGACTTATGATGGTCTGCGTTTTCTATTTAAGTTCAATCAGTTAAAACTTTCCATCTCTGAGCAGTTTAATTTTAATAAAGCGGTGTTTACTAAGATTGAAAAACACTTTGAGAATGTTTCAAAACATTTGGGTTATACAGTTCATGTCCCTGAAAATACAGTTAATGCATATGGCTACCAGTCTTTAGGAAAAAAAGATATGGATTTGGCAGGCTATCTGTTTAAGTTAAATGTTGCCAATTATCCTAAAAGTGCAAATGTATATGATTCACTTGGAGATTTTTATGAAGTAAACGGAGATAAGAAAAATGCCATTGTTAGTTATGAAAAGGCCTTGGCTTTGGATGAAAATGCGTCTGAAACAAAAGTAAAACTGGAAAAACTTAAATAA